Proteins co-encoded in one Stutzerimonas stutzeri genomic window:
- a CDS encoding esterase-like activity of phytase family protein yields MITPTRLTRTALSTALTLALLPLTSQAAPRAAAYFERVATFPVYRNLGADEDVSKQTVAEITAVSRDGRTLIYTDSPGQRIGLVDIRDPQSPKPVGFVPLEGEPTSVAVHQHFALVAVNTSLSFAQPDGVLAVFDIRNPAQPKRVATLPMGGQPDSIAISPKGRYAAVAIENERDEDLNDGLLPQLPAGFLRIVDLKGQPTRWSTRDVDLTGLAEIAPNDPEPEYVSINDQDVAAVTLQENNHVVLIDLRRGRVLRHFSAGQVDLDGVDVEENDRIQPVGVLKGKRREPDAIAWVGPLVATANEGDYEDADGEQGGSRGFTLFDYTGRVWHDAGVSLEHAFIRAGHYPESRSENKGIEPEGIASASFGKQDFLFVGSERGNAVAVYDVARPWAPVMHQLLPAGMGPEGILPIPSRNLLVVSSEEDSAKDGYRSTLSIYQYGAKTAAYPQIRSTDSQLIPWGALSGLVADRARNNRLYAVPDSYYKASRIFTVDTSKTPALIDGQIELRKAGKTVDYDLEGIAQAGNGDFWLASEGNGKARPNLLIRANAKGEVLEEIALPAAVAAQQTSNGFEGVAVVGEGAGTRVYVAFQREWKNDPSGKVRIGVFNPASGEWGFVHYPLDAAPEGGWVGLSELTSLGNGQFLVIERDNQQGPAAQIKRLYRIDLSGTQPAAEGQRFPLVSKRLERDLLPDLQSTGGWGLDKVEGAAVDKLGRLFVVTDNDGVDDASGETRFMRLGTVTR; encoded by the coding sequence ATGATCACGCCGACCCGCCTGACCCGCACCGCGCTGTCCACTGCGCTGACACTGGCCTTGCTGCCCCTGACATCACAGGCCGCACCGCGCGCCGCCGCCTATTTCGAACGGGTGGCGACCTTCCCGGTGTACCGCAACCTCGGCGCCGATGAGGATGTATCCAAACAGACGGTGGCCGAAATCACCGCCGTCAGCCGCGATGGCCGCACGCTGATCTACACCGACAGCCCCGGTCAACGGATCGGCCTGGTCGACATTCGCGACCCGCAATCGCCCAAGCCTGTCGGCTTCGTACCGCTCGAAGGCGAGCCGACCTCGGTTGCCGTGCACCAGCACTTTGCACTGGTTGCGGTGAATACCTCGCTCAGTTTCGCCCAGCCCGATGGCGTGCTGGCGGTGTTCGACATCCGCAACCCCGCACAGCCCAAGCGCGTCGCCACGCTGCCCATGGGCGGCCAGCCGGATTCCATCGCCATCAGCCCGAAGGGTCGCTATGCCGCGGTGGCCATCGAGAACGAGCGTGACGAAGACCTGAATGACGGGCTGCTGCCGCAGTTGCCGGCCGGTTTTCTGCGCATCGTCGACCTCAAGGGCCAGCCGACGCGCTGGAGCACGCGGGATGTCGACCTCACCGGCCTGGCGGAGATCGCGCCGAACGATCCCGAACCCGAGTACGTCAGTATCAACGACCAGGACGTCGCCGCCGTCACCCTGCAGGAAAACAACCACGTCGTGCTGATCGACCTGCGTCGCGGCCGCGTGCTGCGTCACTTCAGCGCCGGCCAGGTCGATCTGGACGGCGTCGACGTCGAGGAGAACGACCGCATCCAGCCGGTCGGCGTGCTCAAGGGCAAGCGCCGCGAGCCGGACGCCATCGCCTGGGTCGGCCCGCTGGTGGCGACGGCCAACGAAGGCGACTACGAAGATGCCGACGGCGAACAGGGCGGCAGCCGCGGCTTCACCCTCTTCGACTACACCGGCCGCGTCTGGCATGACGCCGGGGTGTCGCTGGAGCACGCCTTCATCCGCGCCGGCCACTACCCGGAAAGCCGCTCGGAGAACAAGGGCATCGAGCCGGAAGGCATCGCCTCGGCGAGCTTCGGCAAGCAGGATTTCCTCTTCGTCGGCAGCGAGCGCGGCAATGCGGTCGCCGTGTACGACGTGGCCCGGCCCTGGGCACCGGTGATGCATCAGCTGCTACCGGCCGGCATGGGGCCGGAAGGCATCCTGCCGATCCCGTCACGTAACCTGCTGGTGGTCAGCAGCGAGGAAGACTCGGCGAAGGATGGCTATCGTTCGACTCTCTCGATCTACCAGTACGGCGCGAAAACGGCGGCGTATCCACAGATCCGCTCGACCGACAGCCAGCTGATCCCCTGGGGCGCACTCAGCGGCCTGGTCGCGGACCGCGCACGGAACAACCGCCTCTACGCCGTGCCGGACAGCTACTACAAGGCCTCGCGCATCTTCACCGTCGACACGAGCAAGACGCCCGCCCTCATCGATGGCCAGATCGAGCTGCGCAAGGCTGGCAAGACAGTCGACTACGACTTGGAAGGCATCGCCCAGGCCGGCAACGGCGACTTCTGGCTGGCCTCCGAAGGCAATGGCAAGGCCAGGCCGAACCTGCTGATCCGCGCCAACGCCAAAGGTGAAGTGCTCGAGGAAATTGCGCTGCCGGCAGCGGTGGCGGCCCAGCAGACGAGCAACGGCTTCGAAGGCGTTGCGGTGGTTGGCGAAGGCGCCGGCACCCGCGTCTACGTAGCCTTTCAGCGCGAGTGGAAGAACGACCCGTCCGGCAAGGTGCGTATCGGCGTGTTCAATCCGGCCAGCGGCGAATGGGGCTTCGTCCACTACCCGCTCGACGCTGCGCCTGAGGGCGGCTGGGTCGGGCTGTCCGAACTCACCTCGCTCGGCAATGGCCAGTTCCTGGTCATCGAGCGCGACAACCAGCAGGGCCCCGCGGCCCAGATCAAGCGTCTGTACCGCATTGATCTGAGCGGCACGCAGCCGGCCGCTGAAGGCCAGCGTTTCCCGCTGGTAAGCAAGCGCCTGGAGCGCGATCTTCTGCCGGACCTGCAAAGCACCGGCGGCTGGGGACTGGACAAGGTCGAAGGGGCTGCAGTGGACAAACTGGGCCGCCTGTTCGTCGTCACCGACAACGACGGCGTGGACGATGCCAGCGGCGAGACGCGTTTCATGCGGCTGGGGACTGTCACGCGCTGA
- a CDS encoding amidase yields the protein MIEVTECSIAQLRNALETGQTTATQLVQAYLARIEAYDGPDTATALNALVVPNPDALAEAEASDRRRASGATLGPLDGIPYTAKDSYLVKGLTAASGSPAFKDLVAYQDAFTVERLRAAGAICLGKTNMPPMANGGMQRGVYGRAESPYNADYLTAPFASGSSNGAGTATAASFAAFGLAEETWSSGRGPASNNGLCAYTPSRGVISVRGNWPLTPTMDVVVPYARTMADLLEVLDVIVADDPDVSGDLWRMQPWVPIPAASSVRPAAYQDLLASPASLAGKRFGVPRMFINKDPEAGTSENPGIGGPTGQRIVTRESVIERWEEARRALEAAGATVVEVDFPLVSNCEGDRPGAPTVYTRGLVSEQFLHDELWALSAWGFDHFLRTNNDPKLNRLVDVDGPLIFPHEPGTLPNREGDLAASMAEYVRMAERGITPWNEIASLEQGLRGLEQTRKLDLEDWMDQHGLDAVVFPTVADVGPADADVNPASADIAWSNGVWVANGNLAIRHLGVPTVTVPMGLMSDIGMPIGLTFAGRAYDDSRLLQLASAYEATGSKRVVPPRTPPLQH from the coding sequence ATGATAGAAGTCACCGAATGCTCGATCGCTCAGCTGAGAAACGCGCTCGAAACGGGTCAGACGACCGCGACACAGCTGGTACAAGCCTACCTGGCCAGGATCGAGGCCTATGACGGCCCCGACACGGCCACCGCACTCAACGCGTTGGTCGTCCCCAACCCCGACGCGCTGGCCGAGGCCGAGGCGTCCGATCGACGCCGCGCCAGCGGAGCGACCCTGGGCCCGCTGGATGGCATTCCCTACACGGCCAAGGACAGTTACCTGGTCAAAGGCCTGACGGCGGCCTCGGGTAGCCCGGCGTTCAAAGACCTGGTCGCCTACCAGGACGCCTTCACCGTCGAGCGCCTGCGTGCCGCCGGCGCCATCTGCCTGGGCAAGACCAACATGCCGCCGATGGCCAATGGCGGCATGCAGCGTGGCGTTTATGGCCGCGCCGAGAGCCCCTACAACGCGGACTACCTGACTGCGCCCTTCGCCTCGGGCTCATCCAATGGTGCCGGCACCGCGACGGCTGCGAGCTTCGCGGCCTTCGGCCTGGCCGAGGAAACCTGGTCGAGTGGGCGCGGCCCGGCGTCGAACAATGGCTTGTGCGCCTACACGCCGTCCCGTGGTGTGATTTCGGTGCGCGGCAATTGGCCGCTGACGCCCACCATGGACGTGGTCGTGCCCTATGCGCGAACCATGGCCGATCTGCTGGAAGTGCTCGACGTCATCGTCGCCGACGACCCGGACGTCTCCGGTGATCTCTGGCGCATGCAGCCCTGGGTGCCGATCCCAGCTGCCTCCTCGGTACGCCCGGCCGCCTACCAGGACCTGCTGGCCAGCCCCGCTTCGCTGGCGGGCAAACGCTTCGGCGTACCGCGCATGTTCATCAACAAGGACCCGGAGGCGGGTACCAGCGAAAACCCGGGTATCGGCGGCCCCACCGGCCAGCGAATCGTGACGCGCGAGTCGGTGATCGAGCGCTGGGAAGAGGCGCGCCGTGCGCTGGAAGCGGCAGGCGCAACCGTGGTCGAGGTCGATTTCCCGCTGGTGTCCAACTGCGAAGGGGACCGCCCGGGCGCGCCCACCGTGTACACCCGCGGCCTGGTGTCGGAGCAGTTTCTCCACGACGAACTGTGGGCGCTCTCGGCATGGGGGTTCGACCATTTCCTGCGCACCAACAACGACCCGAAGCTCAACCGCCTCGTCGACGTCGACGGCCCGCTGATCTTCCCGCACGAACCCGGCACGCTGCCGAATCGAGAGGGCGACCTCGCCGCCAGCATGGCCGAATACGTACGCATGGCCGAACGTGGCATCACGCCGTGGAACGAGATCGCCAGCCTCGAACAAGGCCTGCGTGGTCTGGAGCAGACTCGCAAGCTGGATCTCGAAGACTGGATGGACCAGCACGGACTCGATGCCGTGGTCTTCCCGACGGTCGCCGATGTGGGCCCCGCGGATGCCGACGTCAATCCCGCTTCAGCGGATATCGCCTGGAGCAATGGCGTGTGGGTCGCCAACGGCAATCTCGCCATCCGCCACCTCGGCGTGCCGACGGTCACCGTTCCGATGGGCCTGATGTCGGACATCGGCATGCCTATCGGCCTGACCTTCGCCGGCCGGGCCTACGACGACTCGCGGCTGCTGCAACTGGCCTCGGCGTATGAAGCGACCGGTTCGAAGCGTGTAGTACCGCCGCGCACCCCGCCCTTGCAGCACTAG
- a CDS encoding cation diffusion facilitator family transporter, with protein sequence MGRGTLGTFFDLSSEQGVLRTSIVVTLFIALIGIGFGLASGSFSIAFDGVYSLVDASMSGLSLMVVRLITAYASASQVSRKMRERFTMGFWHLEPMVLALNGILLSGVAIYALINAVSSLLAGGRELAFDVALIYAVLTVTACVAIALAEARANRKIGSDFVRMDVNGWVMSASITTALLVAFCIGYLVQGTDWAWISPYIDPAVLALVCLVIIPMPMSVVRQAMADIFLVTPVDFKRHVDRVAQAFVEKHGLQSYRAYVAKVGRSREIELYFIVPATAGAKTIGEWDALREELGEAIGGEGPHRWLTVVFTGDPEWAE encoded by the coding sequence ATGGGAAGGGGAACACTCGGTACCTTCTTCGACCTTTCGAGCGAACAGGGTGTGCTGCGCACATCTATCGTCGTCACGCTGTTCATTGCGCTGATCGGAATCGGCTTCGGACTGGCATCCGGCTCGTTCTCGATCGCCTTCGATGGCGTGTATTCGCTGGTGGATGCCAGCATGAGCGGCCTGTCACTGATGGTGGTGAGGCTGATAACCGCCTACGCAAGCGCCTCGCAGGTCTCGCGCAAGATGCGCGAGCGCTTCACCATGGGTTTCTGGCACCTGGAGCCCATGGTGCTTGCCCTCAACGGGATACTGCTGTCGGGCGTGGCGATCTACGCGCTGATCAATGCGGTCAGCAGCCTGCTCGCCGGTGGTCGGGAGCTGGCATTCGATGTGGCGCTGATCTATGCGGTGCTGACGGTTACCGCCTGCGTGGCGATCGCGCTGGCCGAGGCGCGTGCCAACCGCAAGATCGGTTCCGACTTCGTGCGCATGGATGTGAATGGCTGGGTGATGTCCGCCAGCATCACCACGGCGCTGCTGGTCGCGTTCTGCATCGGCTACCTGGTTCAGGGCACCGATTGGGCGTGGATCTCGCCTTACATCGACCCGGCCGTGCTGGCGCTGGTGTGCCTGGTGATCATTCCGATGCCGATGTCGGTGGTGCGTCAGGCGATGGCGGATATCTTTCTGGTGACGCCTGTGGACTTCAAGCGCCACGTCGATCGCGTGGCGCAGGCCTTCGTCGAGAAGCACGGACTGCAATCCTACCGGGCCTATGTCGCCAAGGTCGGGCGCTCCCGGGAGATCGAGCTGTACTTCATCGTGCCGGCCACCGCGGGTGCCAAGACGATCGGCGAGTGGGACGCCCTGCGCGAGGAGCTCGGCGAGGCGATCGGCGGAGAGGGTCCACACCGTTGGCTGACCGTCGTGTTCACCGGCGATCCCGAGTGGGCCGAATGA
- a CDS encoding pyrroline-5-carboxylate reductase family protein, with protein MQRLGILGVGDLTEKVVLGLRRSRFDGIIYLSPRNHERAAALAVDEHCVVMPSNQAVVDQADALLLGVRPDAVPAVAAEISVAPGQLLISLAAGVSLQTLEDHFPGARCVRAMLSYAAQINQSTVVVCPPDDQAEQLLAPLGNLVVLDQEPDFELATVAACMNGWFYFFLQDLQQWLTDKGLPADKARDLVLGNLQDCVASARHQPGQSLSTLGQGIATPGTYTAKGLDVLNRRQSSAPWDAACEAVLDALLRKPSR; from the coding sequence ATGCAGCGTCTGGGCATTCTGGGTGTCGGTGATTTGACCGAAAAGGTGGTGCTCGGCCTTCGCCGCAGCCGCTTCGACGGCATCATCTATCTTTCTCCACGCAACCACGAACGCGCCGCGGCCCTGGCGGTCGACGAGCACTGCGTGGTGATGCCAAGCAATCAGGCCGTGGTAGACCAGGCCGACGCGTTGCTGCTCGGCGTACGCCCCGATGCCGTACCGGCCGTTGCCGCCGAGATCAGCGTAGCGCCAGGGCAGTTGCTGATTTCCCTGGCAGCCGGGGTCAGCCTGCAGACGCTCGAGGATCATTTCCCTGGCGCCCGCTGCGTCCGGGCCATGCTCTCCTATGCCGCTCAGATCAACCAATCGACGGTGGTGGTCTGCCCTCCCGATGACCAGGCTGAACAGCTCCTAGCCCCGCTCGGCAATCTGGTCGTACTGGATCAGGAGCCCGACTTCGAGCTGGCCACCGTCGCGGCCTGCATGAACGGCTGGTTCTACTTCTTTCTTCAGGATCTACAGCAGTGGCTGACCGACAAGGGCCTGCCAGCCGACAAAGCCAGGGATCTGGTGCTGGGCAATTTGCAGGACTGCGTGGCCAGCGCTCGCCATCAGCCCGGGCAGAGTTTGAGCACGCTGGGGCAAGGCATCGCCACTCCCGGCACCTATACCGCCAAAGGCCTCGATGTGCTGAACCGGCGGCAGTCCAGCGCGCCATGGGACGCCGCATGCGAGGCCGTGCTGGACGCCTTGCTGCGCAAACCGAGTCGCTAG
- the ydiJ gene encoding D-2-hydroxyglutarate dehydrogenase YdiJ has product MIARIPTEAPATPYIAFLDALRAAGFRGEIAQDRASRTVLATDNSIYQRFPQSAVFPLDADDVQTLARVVSEPPHQSVRLTPRGGGTGTNGQSLTDGVIVDLSRHMNRILEINAEQRWVRVQSGVVKDQLNAALKPYGLFFAPELSTSNRATIGGMINTDASGQGSCTYGKTRDHVLELDTVLLGGERLRTAPVDEPTLVEQLSRQDRIGSVYRCAERIQREKAELIEARFPKLNRCLTGYDLAHLREPDGRFNLNSVLCGAEGSLGFVVEAKLNVLPIPKYSVLVNIRYAGFMDALRDARALITMSPLSIETVDSKVLLLAMQDIVWHGVAEYFPQESQRPTLGINLVEFSGDDPEEVDARVASFIDYLQHDTQVERLGHTLAVGQAAVTRIYAMRKRAVGLLGNVEGEVRPQPFVEDTAVPPENLAEFIAEFRALLDGHGLAYGMFGHVDAGVLHVRPALDMKDPAQAAMVRPISDAVAELTQRYGGLLWGEHGKGVRSEYAPAFFGELYPSLQALKSAFDPHNQLNPGKIATPLDSAEPLLKVDEVPLRGELDRQIDESVWQSYGTAVHCNGNGACYNYDPDDAMCPSWKATRERVHSPKGRASLLREWLRLQTQAGADVLSPAVGGSLNFLRSLPTRWRNTRDGEADFSHEVYDAMAGCLACKSCAGQCPVKVNVPEFRSRFLELYHRRYLRPLRDYLIGSLEFSLPLFARVPWLYNAPMGASWISTLMAKHIGMVDSPLISDFDFSAACRRWKVATATPKALAALNAEQRAKSVILVQDAFTRYFETPVFAAFIELASRAGFQVYLAPYSPNGKPLHVQGFLGAFTRTARRNARRLQALAGFDVPLVGLDPAMTLVYRQEYAKIPGLTCPDVLLPQEWLIKALPERTAEAATPAPYRLLAHCTEKTNAAPSAALWNQVFKQAGLSLATQATGCCGMSGTYGHEARNLATSKVIFEQSWARAIAADDQAEPLATGYSCRSQTSRFNDAKLRHPIEALLEQYRAASASC; this is encoded by the coding sequence ATGATTGCCCGTATCCCCACCGAAGCGCCCGCGACGCCCTACATTGCCTTTCTCGATGCCCTGCGTGCGGCCGGTTTTCGCGGCGAGATCGCCCAGGACCGCGCCAGCCGCACGGTGCTGGCGACTGACAACTCCATCTACCAGCGCTTTCCCCAGTCGGCGGTGTTTCCGCTCGATGCGGACGATGTGCAGACCCTGGCTCGGGTGGTCAGCGAACCGCCTCATCAAAGTGTCCGCCTGACCCCGCGTGGCGGCGGCACCGGGACCAACGGGCAGTCTTTGACCGACGGCGTGATCGTCGACCTGTCGCGGCACATGAACCGCATCCTCGAGATCAACGCCGAGCAGCGCTGGGTTCGCGTGCAGAGCGGCGTGGTGAAGGATCAGTTGAACGCTGCCCTCAAGCCCTATGGGCTGTTCTTCGCGCCGGAGCTTTCGACCTCCAACCGGGCCACCATCGGCGGCATGATCAACACCGACGCCAGCGGCCAGGGCAGCTGCACCTACGGCAAGACGCGCGACCACGTGCTGGAGCTGGACACCGTATTGCTGGGCGGCGAGCGCCTGCGCACCGCTCCGGTGGACGAGCCGACGCTGGTGGAGCAGCTGTCGCGACAGGATCGCATCGGGAGCGTCTACCGCTGCGCCGAGCGCATCCAGCGTGAGAAAGCCGAGCTGATCGAGGCACGCTTTCCCAAGCTCAACCGCTGCCTGACCGGCTATGACCTGGCGCACCTGCGCGAGCCCGATGGCCGCTTCAACCTCAACAGCGTGCTCTGCGGCGCCGAGGGCTCGCTCGGCTTTGTCGTCGAAGCCAAGCTGAACGTGCTGCCGATTCCCAAGTATTCGGTACTGGTGAACATCCGCTACGCCGGCTTCATGGACGCCCTGCGCGACGCGCGCGCACTGATCACCATGAGCCCGCTGTCCATCGAGACGGTGGATTCCAAGGTGCTGCTGCTGGCGATGCAGGACATCGTCTGGCACGGCGTCGCCGAGTATTTCCCACAGGAATCGCAGCGACCGACGCTGGGCATCAACCTGGTGGAATTCAGCGGTGACGATCCCGAAGAGGTCGATGCGCGGGTCGCCTCGTTCATCGACTACCTGCAGCATGACACCCAGGTGGAGCGCCTCGGCCATACCCTCGCCGTGGGCCAGGCCGCGGTGACGCGCATCTATGCCATGCGCAAACGCGCGGTCGGCCTCTTGGGCAACGTGGAGGGCGAGGTTCGCCCGCAGCCCTTCGTGGAAGACACCGCTGTGCCGCCGGAAAACCTGGCGGAGTTCATCGCCGAGTTCCGCGCCCTGCTCGACGGCCACGGCCTGGCCTACGGCATGTTCGGCCATGTCGATGCCGGCGTGCTGCATGTCCGCCCGGCGCTGGACATGAAGGACCCGGCGCAGGCAGCGATGGTACGCCCCATCTCCGACGCGGTCGCCGAGCTTACCCAGCGCTACGGCGGCCTGCTCTGGGGCGAGCATGGCAAAGGCGTGCGCTCGGAATACGCGCCCGCCTTCTTCGGCGAACTGTATCCGTCGCTACAGGCGCTCAAGAGCGCGTTCGACCCGCACAACCAGCTCAACCCCGGCAAGATCGCCACGCCCCTGGACAGCGCCGAGCCGCTGCTGAAGGTCGACGAGGTGCCCTTGCGTGGCGAACTGGATCGGCAGATCGATGAGAGCGTCTGGCAGAGCTACGGCACCGCGGTGCACTGCAACGGCAACGGCGCCTGCTACAACTACGACCCCGACGACGCCATGTGCCCCTCGTGGAAGGCCACCCGCGAGCGCGTCCATTCGCCCAAGGGGCGCGCCTCGCTGTTGCGCGAGTGGCTGCGCCTGCAGACCCAGGCCGGCGCCGACGTACTGAGCCCGGCCGTTGGCGGGTCGCTGAACTTCCTACGCTCGCTGCCCACGCGCTGGCGCAACACGCGGGACGGTGAAGCGGACTTCTCCCACGAGGTGTATGACGCCATGGCCGGCTGCCTGGCGTGCAAGTCCTGCGCTGGGCAGTGCCCGGTGAAGGTCAACGTGCCGGAATTCCGCTCGCGCTTTCTCGAGCTGTACCACCGCCGCTACCTGCGCCCGCTGCGCGACTACCTGATCGGCTCGCTGGAATTCAGCCTGCCGCTGTTTGCCCGCGTGCCCTGGCTGTACAACGCGCCGATGGGCGCGTCCTGGATCAGCACGCTGATGGCCAAGCACATCGGCATGGTCGACAGCCCACTGATCAGCGACTTCGATTTCTCCGCTGCCTGCCGACGCTGGAAGGTCGCGACCGCTACGCCCAAGGCGCTCGCCGCGCTGAATGCCGAGCAGCGCGCCAAGAGCGTGATCCTGGTGCAGGACGCCTTTACCCGCTATTTCGAGACGCCGGTGTTCGCCGCCTTCATCGAGCTGGCGAGCCGGGCCGGTTTTCAGGTGTACCTGGCGCCCTACTCGCCCAACGGCAAGCCGCTGCACGTGCAAGGCTTCCTCGGCGCCTTCACCCGTACGGCGCGGCGCAATGCCCGGCGCCTGCAGGCGCTGGCGGGCTTCGACGTGCCGCTGGTGGGACTGGATCCGGCGATGACCCTGGTCTACCGCCAGGAATACGCCAAGATTCCCGGCTTGACCTGCCCTGACGTGCTGCTGCCGCAGGAGTGGTTGATCAAGGCGCTGCCAGAGCGGACCGCCGAAGCCGCCACGCCCGCGCCCTATCGGCTGCTGGCTCACTGCACCGAAAAGACCAATGCCGCACCGAGCGCGGCGCTGTGGAACCAGGTGTTCAAACAGGCCGGTCTCAGCCTGGCGACCCAGGCGACCGGCTGCTGCGGGATGTCCGGCACCTACGGTCACGAAGCACGCAATCTGGCGACGTCCAAGGTGATCTTCGAGCAATCCTGGGCCCGCGCCATCGCTGCCGACGATCAGGCCGAGCCCCTGGCAACCGGCTACTCCTGCCGCAGCCAGACCTCCCGGTTCAACGATGCCAAGCTGCGCCATCCGATAGAGGCGTTGCTGGAGCAGTACCGGGCGGCCAGCGCGTCCTGTTGA
- a CDS encoding LysR substrate-binding domain-containing protein: MHYRRLTPSMSLLLAFEAAARHESYTRAAQELSLTQSAVSRQVQSLEALLGITLFRREGRNIVLTDVGRLYRRELEGALTQIRKATLQAVAYGSGIGTLRLALLPTFGSKWLLPRLNEFYAANPGVQVHIHSRIQAVDFDEGDIDAAISVGSSDQPGLVVHPLLEERMIVVASPDVLAEHEQDDPAAIARQLLLQVASHPPLWADWFVQHGLNPEQMRAGPNFELTSHLIQAVRAGIGVGLVPRLLVADELRQGHLVTIGETIPSRRTYCLVYPPRNEVLPSLEAFKSWLLRLPVEP, encoded by the coding sequence ATGCATTATCGCCGCCTGACGCCGTCGATGTCCTTGTTGCTGGCCTTCGAAGCGGCCGCGCGTCATGAGAGCTATACCCGCGCCGCGCAGGAGTTGTCCCTGACGCAAAGTGCCGTGAGCCGGCAGGTACAGTCGCTGGAGGCGCTGCTTGGAATCACGCTGTTCAGGCGCGAGGGGCGCAATATCGTGCTGACCGACGTGGGGCGCCTGTATCGCCGCGAATTGGAGGGCGCGCTGACGCAGATCCGCAAGGCAACGCTGCAGGCGGTGGCTTATGGTTCGGGCATTGGAACGCTACGGTTGGCGCTGCTGCCGACCTTCGGTTCGAAGTGGCTGCTGCCCCGGCTGAATGAGTTCTATGCGGCCAACCCCGGCGTGCAGGTGCATATCCATTCGAGGATCCAGGCGGTGGACTTCGACGAGGGCGATATCGATGCGGCCATCAGCGTCGGCAGCTCGGATCAGCCGGGTCTGGTGGTGCATCCACTGCTTGAGGAGCGGATGATCGTGGTCGCCAGCCCGGACGTGCTGGCCGAGCACGAGCAGGACGATCCGGCGGCCATCGCCCGGCAGTTGCTGCTGCAGGTCGCCAGCCACCCTCCGCTGTGGGCCGACTGGTTCGTGCAGCACGGCCTGAACCCTGAGCAGATGCGCGCCGGCCCCAACTTCGAATTGACCTCCCATCTCATCCAGGCAGTGCGCGCCGGCATCGGTGTCGGGCTGGTCCCGCGGCTGCTGGTTGCGGACGAACTGCGTCAAGGCCACCTGGTGACCATTGGCGAAACCATCCCCAGCCGGCGCACCTACTGCCTGGTGTATCCGCCGCGCAATGAGGTGCTGCCGTCGCTGGAGGCATTCAAGTCGTGGCTGCTGCGGTTGCCGGTCGAGCCCTGA
- a CDS encoding MFS transporter has protein sequence MDLRLFLLSLTTFAAGVAESILIGILPPLASDLRVSVSLAGQLTTLFSFGFAIAVPLITWLAKRWERRRLLVVTLLAFALFNAFAAISSTFLGLLLARVGMAACCGTLIATATLLASELASPGQKGRAIGILFMGISASLVFGVPLGVQISSWFGWRWIFIAIALYSLPLSLLLWRYLPECRPGAQLDRAGYWKQLSHRPLWLAQAVSILLLGGHFTLFTYFTPYLAAMLDLRDAATVSGLMLLIGLAALGGGYLGGWLSDRVGPGPALVLIPAAFSLTMVTLPLTLHSLLFIPCVMLWSTVSWMISPAVQSFLLHSDPASGSAGVALNTSAMHVGIGLGAAVGGLVIALAGVWLTPWVGLGLTVLAMLCALGAYAEDRSAEPSPAP, from the coding sequence ATGGATCTTCGCCTGTTTCTGCTATCGCTCACGACCTTCGCCGCCGGCGTTGCGGAGAGCATCCTCATCGGCATTCTGCCGCCCCTGGCCAGCGACCTTCGCGTATCCGTCAGTTTGGCTGGGCAGCTCACCACGCTGTTTTCGTTTGGCTTTGCCATCGCTGTGCCGTTGATCACCTGGTTGGCCAAACGCTGGGAGCGACGCCGTCTGCTGGTCGTCACGTTGTTGGCCTTCGCGCTGTTCAACGCATTCGCCGCGATCAGTTCGACCTTCCTGGGCCTACTGTTGGCACGCGTGGGCATGGCTGCCTGCTGCGGGACACTGATCGCCACGGCGACTCTGCTGGCCTCCGAGCTGGCATCACCCGGACAGAAAGGGCGTGCGATTGGCATCCTCTTCATGGGCATCAGCGCCTCGCTGGTATTCGGTGTGCCGCTGGGCGTTCAAATCAGCAGCTGGTTCGGTTGGCGCTGGATATTCATCGCGATCGCCCTCTACTCGCTACCCCTGAGCCTGCTGCTCTGGCGATACCTGCCAGAGTGCCGGCCCGGCGCGCAGCTTGATCGCGCCGGTTACTGGAAGCAGCTCAGTCACCGCCCGCTGTGGCTGGCCCAGGCCGTCTCGATTCTGCTGCTTGGCGGACATTTCACGTTATTCACCTATTTCACCCCGTACCTGGCGGCCATGCTCGACCTGCGAGACGCCGCGACAGTCAGTGGACTGATGTTGCTGATCGGCCTGGCTGCCCTGGGCGGCGGCTATCTGGGTGGCTGGCTGTCGGACCGCGTAGGACCGGGGCCGGCACTGGTGCTGATTCCCGCCGCATTTTCGTTGACGATGGTGACCCTGCCGCTGACCCTGCACAGCCTGTTGTTCATTCCCTGCGTGATGCTCTGGAGCACGGTCAGTTGGATGATTTCACCGGCCGTGCAGAGCTTTCTGCTGCACAGCGACCCGGCCAGCGGCAGCGCCGGGGTCGCGCTGAACACCTCGGCCATGCATGTGGGAATAGGACTGGGTGCTGCTGTCGGCGGCCTCGTTATCGCCTTGGCAGGCGTATGGCTGACGCCCTGGGTCGGTCTCGGCCTGACAGTGCTTGCAATGCTCTGCGCGCTCGGCGCTTATGCTGAGGACCGGAGCGCCGAGCCGAGCCCAGCACCTTGA